In one Halosimplex halophilum genomic region, the following are encoded:
- a CDS encoding substrate-binding domain-containing protein — protein sequence MALDLSIACWTRDLTRSLLTGAVEPDGVDPTVIAEYPPRRHRRFFERGEFDVCEVSLASYLSSRERPGEYPFTAIPVFPCKKFPQSFCYRRTDAGIEDPSDLAGERVGVQSWQTTRDVWMRGIARERYGLDLSDVTWYRRKEDDVPVSIPDRFDIRTVPGEQGGEAMVDPDDLRAMFFDSDLVAAMEPANAMFHSVVESDEAALMFDDPVETEREYYRDTGIHPIMHTVAVRDELLDDHPWLAVSLFDAFREARDDALEANLSPSTHTTNTWAHLHLVEQDRVLGEDAWEYGLTDRTVPELEKFQEYADRQGLIPEPYDLDELFVDCSVART from the coding sequence ATGGCACTGGATCTTTCGATCGCCTGCTGGACGCGCGACCTGACGCGGTCGCTGCTGACGGGCGCGGTCGAACCCGACGGCGTCGACCCGACCGTCATCGCCGAGTACCCGCCGCGGCGCCACCGTCGCTTCTTCGAGCGGGGCGAGTTCGACGTGTGCGAGGTGTCGCTGGCGTCGTACCTCTCCTCGCGGGAGCGCCCCGGGGAGTACCCCTTCACCGCGATCCCCGTCTTCCCGTGCAAGAAGTTCCCCCAGTCGTTCTGCTACCGGCGGACCGACGCCGGCATCGAGGACCCGTCGGACCTGGCGGGCGAGCGGGTGGGCGTCCAGTCCTGGCAGACGACCCGGGACGTGTGGATGCGCGGCATCGCCCGGGAACGGTACGGCCTCGACCTGTCGGACGTGACCTGGTACCGGCGCAAGGAGGACGACGTGCCGGTCTCGATCCCCGACCGCTTCGACATCCGGACGGTGCCGGGCGAGCAGGGCGGCGAGGCGATGGTCGACCCCGACGACCTGCGGGCGATGTTCTTCGACAGCGACCTGGTCGCCGCCATGGAGCCGGCCAACGCCATGTTCCACAGCGTCGTCGAGTCCGACGAGGCCGCGCTCATGTTCGACGACCCGGTCGAGACCGAACGCGAGTACTACCGCGACACCGGGATCCACCCGATCATGCACACCGTCGCCGTCCGCGACGAACTCCTCGACGACCACCCGTGGCTCGCCGTCTCGCTGTTCGACGCGTTCCGCGAGGCCCGCGACGACGCCCTCGAAGCCAACCTCAGCCCCAGCACTCACACGACCAACACCTGGGCGCACCTGCACCTCGTCGAACAGGACCGGGTCCTCGGCGAGGACGCCTGGGAGTACGGACTGACCGACCGGACCGTCCCCGAACTGGAGAAGTTCCAGGAGTACGCCGACCGCCAGGGGCTGATCCCCGAGCCGTACGACCTCGACGAGCTGTTCGTCGACTGCTCGGTCGCGCGCACCTGA
- a CDS encoding ABC transporter permease: MSVRNEVVAAFRDGIGGLADRQFSAKRFVLGTVVVAVAVLTLVPLGFLLWTSVWSGYPGELGGAFTLAHFVEVYREGFFDVPTLLANTLIVAVGMTVTGIALGLTLAWLFVRTNLPTKGGLELVLLSGQAIPGYVFGIMYVTAYGPQNGLVSVAVADAVGVESLSVGLFTPWGVAFVAGVNVVSTAYLLTVPALQDMDASFEEVSRIHGASVAETLRSVTLPLVKPAVLSAVITVFLYGMGEFAIVSVLGSRHGFDVYSTVIGSAINSRFPPAYGEAAALACSLLLVTGVLVYYYRRVTARKRDFMTLTGRSGRRRTWDLGRWRWPVAAGLWVVVGLVWLLPILALALTSLHSTWTGQVQPAQLSVEHYVTAVTSPALREVFANSVVVAVGAATLGTVLVVGAAYYTERTDGRFRGAVDFLTLTPLAVPGIITGAGLIFLSLWLGKLPGVTLYGTLAIIALGSVIVFLPVSSRIAVGNVVQIHSVLEEAARVAGASWLRQLHEVFLPLFRNTAVVLWFFLAVHVFQLLSIPWMTYSSDTVVIPVELFQLYMYEPALSLVAAISTVFIGLTVLVVLAMRVCGITFYELGQH; this comes from the coding sequence ATGAGCGTCCGCAACGAGGTGGTCGCCGCGTTCAGGGACGGCATCGGCGGGCTCGCGGACCGCCAGTTTTCGGCCAAACGGTTCGTCCTCGGGACGGTGGTCGTCGCCGTCGCCGTCCTGACGCTGGTGCCGCTGGGCTTCCTGCTGTGGACGAGCGTCTGGTCGGGCTACCCCGGCGAGCTCGGCGGCGCGTTCACGCTCGCCCACTTCGTCGAGGTGTACCGCGAGGGTTTCTTCGACGTGCCGACGCTGCTGGCCAACACCCTGATCGTCGCGGTGGGGATGACGGTCACCGGTATCGCGCTCGGGCTCACCCTGGCGTGGCTGTTCGTGCGGACGAACCTCCCGACGAAGGGCGGGCTGGAGCTGGTCCTGCTGTCCGGACAGGCGATCCCGGGGTACGTCTTCGGGATCATGTACGTCACCGCCTACGGGCCGCAGAACGGGCTCGTCTCGGTCGCCGTCGCCGACGCCGTCGGCGTGGAGTCGCTCTCGGTCGGCCTGTTCACCCCGTGGGGGGTCGCGTTCGTCGCCGGGGTCAACGTCGTCTCGACGGCGTACCTCCTGACGGTGCCCGCGCTGCAGGACATGGACGCGTCGTTCGAGGAGGTGAGCCGGATCCACGGGGCGAGCGTCGCCGAGACGCTCCGGTCGGTCACGCTCCCGCTGGTGAAGCCGGCCGTCCTCTCGGCGGTGATCACGGTCTTCCTCTACGGGATGGGCGAGTTCGCCATCGTCTCGGTGCTCGGCTCGCGCCACGGGTTCGACGTGTACTCGACCGTGATCGGGTCGGCGATCAACTCCCGGTTCCCGCCCGCCTACGGCGAGGCCGCGGCGCTCGCCTGTAGCCTGCTGCTCGTGACGGGCGTGCTCGTCTACTACTACCGGCGGGTGACCGCCCGGAAGCGCGACTTCATGACGCTGACCGGGCGGAGCGGGCGACGGCGGACCTGGGACCTGGGTCGGTGGCGGTGGCCGGTGGCCGCCGGGCTGTGGGTCGTCGTCGGCCTCGTGTGGCTCCTGCCGATCCTCGCGCTGGCGCTCACGTCGCTGCACTCGACGTGGACCGGACAGGTCCAGCCGGCCCAGCTATCGGTCGAACACTACGTCACGGCGGTCACGAGCCCGGCGCTGCGCGAGGTGTTCGCCAACAGCGTCGTCGTCGCGGTCGGCGCGGCGACGCTCGGGACGGTCCTCGTCGTCGGGGCGGCCTACTACACCGAGCGGACCGACGGGCGCTTCCGCGGCGCGGTGGACTTCCTGACGCTCACGCCGCTTGCGGTGCCGGGGATCATCACCGGCGCCGGTCTCATCTTCCTGAGCCTCTGGCTCGGCAAGCTCCCCGGCGTGACGCTGTACGGGACGCTCGCCATCATCGCCCTCGGCTCTGTGATCGTCTTCCTCCCCGTCTCCTCGCGGATCGCGGTCGGGAACGTCGTCCAGATCCACTCGGTGCTGGAGGAGGCCGCCCGGGTCGCCGGCGCCTCCTGGCTCCGGCAGCTGCACGAGGTCTTCCTGCCGCTGTTCCGCAACACGGCGGTCGTCCTCTGGTTCTTCCTGGCGGTCCACGTGTTCCAGCTGTTGTCGATCCCGTGGATGACCTACTCCTCGGATACGGTGGTGATCCCCGTCGAGCTGTTCCAGCTGTACATGTACGAGCCGGCGCTGTCGCTGGTCGCCGCCATCTCGACGGTGTTCATCGGCCTCACCGTCCTCGTGGTGCTCGCGATGCGTGTCTGCGGGATCACCTTCTACGAACTCGGACAGCACTAG
- a CDS encoding ABC transporter substrate-binding protein has protein sequence MALDLSLAVHPYAWTQPLRDGRVEPEGIDLSAVNYPNPVRFSRMVRDLEFDACELSMGTYLATRRDADRFPFTAIPAFPFRKFRHAYMYVREGAGIDSVADLAGRRVGIVNWQTTTGVWQRGTLADRHGLDLGAVEWVAGGSEIVDVDVPDRIDLEYVGHQGSTIGLLEDMIERGEIDGVFHPVDAGVSNARRLFDDAKAVEQTYYRETGIFPIMHAIVVRDEILDEHPWVVQPLYDAFERAKEIGLGALERPRELPLVWADVYADEQRSVLGDDPWEYGLTEDNVAAVETLAGYAHDQGVAAERYDAGELFATDHLDTDYYA, from the coding sequence ATGGCGCTGGACCTGTCGCTCGCGGTCCACCCGTACGCCTGGACGCAACCGCTCCGCGACGGCCGCGTCGAACCCGAGGGGATCGACCTGTCGGCGGTGAACTACCCCAACCCGGTCCGGTTCTCCCGGATGGTCCGGGACCTGGAGTTCGACGCCTGCGAGCTGTCGATGGGGACCTACCTCGCCACCCGCCGCGACGCCGACCGCTTCCCGTTCACGGCGATCCCGGCCTTCCCCTTCCGGAAGTTCCGCCACGCGTACATGTACGTCCGGGAGGGCGCCGGGATCGATTCGGTCGCGGATCTGGCGGGCCGTCGCGTCGGCATCGTCAACTGGCAGACGACGACGGGGGTCTGGCAGCGCGGCACCCTCGCCGACCGCCACGGGCTCGACCTGGGCGCCGTCGAGTGGGTCGCCGGCGGCTCGGAGATCGTCGACGTGGACGTGCCCGACCGGATCGACCTGGAGTACGTCGGCCACCAGGGGTCGACGATCGGCCTGCTGGAGGACATGATCGAGCGGGGCGAGATCGACGGCGTCTTCCACCCGGTCGACGCCGGCGTCTCGAACGCCCGCCGGCTGTTCGACGACGCGAAGGCCGTCGAACAGACCTACTACCGCGAGACGGGGATCTTCCCGATCATGCACGCCATCGTCGTCCGCGACGAGATTCTCGACGAGCACCCGTGGGTCGTCCAGCCGCTGTACGACGCTTTCGAGCGCGCCAAGGAGATCGGGCTCGGCGCGCTGGAGCGGCCCCGCGAACTCCCGCTCGTGTGGGCGGACGTGTACGCCGACGAACAGCGGTCGGTGCTGGGCGACGACCCGTGGGAGTACGGGCTCACCGAGGACAACGTGGCCGCCGTCGAGACGCTCGCCGGGTACGCCCACGACCAGGGGGTCGCCGCCGAGCGCTACGACGCGGGCGAACTGTTCGCGACCGACCACCTCGACACCGACTACTACGCCTGA
- a CDS encoding FAD binding domain-containing protein, protein MTDGRADATGGTEADYYRPETVAAACRRLHEADGRARVVAGGQTLMPLVRQGLVDADAFVDVSAIPELSGVAVADDRTSIGATTTYAELARHDLSDRAAALGDACSVVADRQVRALGTVGGAVAHGDPTFDLLAPLCALAASVELADPDGRRRVPLGEFLVGHLRTDRRENELVTGVTFDRLDPERAGTAYERHAAVESGRATAGAAAVVTLADGAVERVRVACSAVADTPVRAHAVENDLVGGPATDAAVATASERAPEDIDPIDDEAGSAAYKRRLAATLVERSLLSAVRRAGGSP, encoded by the coding sequence GTGACTGACGGTCGTGCGGACGCGACCGGCGGGACGGAGGCCGACTACTACCGGCCGGAGACGGTCGCGGCGGCGTGTCGGCGCCTGCACGAGGCCGACGGCCGCGCCCGCGTGGTCGCCGGCGGGCAGACGCTGATGCCGCTAGTCCGCCAGGGGCTGGTCGACGCCGACGCGTTCGTCGACGTGAGTGCGATTCCGGAACTGTCGGGCGTCGCGGTCGCCGACGACCGGACGAGTATCGGCGCGACGACGACCTACGCAGAGCTGGCCCGCCACGACCTGAGCGACCGCGCCGCCGCGCTGGGCGACGCCTGCTCGGTGGTCGCCGACCGACAGGTCAGGGCTCTCGGGACCGTCGGCGGGGCCGTCGCGCACGGCGACCCGACGTTCGACCTGCTCGCGCCGCTGTGCGCGCTGGCGGCCTCGGTGGAACTGGCCGACCCGGACGGCCGCCGGCGCGTCCCGCTGGGGGAGTTTCTGGTCGGCCACCTCCGCACGGACCGACGCGAGAACGAACTCGTGACCGGCGTGACCTTCGACCGGCTCGACCCCGAGCGGGCGGGCACGGCCTACGAGCGCCACGCCGCCGTCGAGTCGGGGCGGGCGACCGCCGGCGCCGCCGCCGTGGTGACCCTCGCCGACGGCGCGGTCGAACGCGTCCGCGTCGCGTGCTCGGCGGTCGCGGACACGCCCGTCCGCGCGCACGCGGTCGAGAACGACCTCGTGGGTGGCCCGGCGACCGACGCCGCCGTCGCGACCGCGAGCGAGCGCGCCCCCGAGGACATCGACCCGATCGACGACGAGGCGGGGTCGGCCGCCTACAAGCGCCGGCTCGCCGCGACGCTCGTCGAGCGGAGCCTGCTGAGCGCGGTCCGCCGAGCGGGGGGATCGCCGTGA
- a CDS encoding DoxX family protein: MATRELESKVFGWDVQFTYSETWIGYALFALRVIMGWTFFYAGITKVVNPEWSVRGFLLYGIPDGNPLTGLWTTMGNEWAWLLTPLNQLGLTLVGLALILGVLVRFSAFWGATMMLFYWLASYPFDNALLIDYHMVYVFLLFGLGAFGAGRILGLDARIEELDIVKDYPQLRLFLG; encoded by the coding sequence ATGGCGACGCGAGAACTCGAATCCAAGGTGTTCGGCTGGGACGTGCAGTTCACCTACTCCGAGACGTGGATCGGCTACGCGCTGTTCGCGCTTCGGGTCATCATGGGCTGGACGTTCTTCTACGCCGGGATCACGAAGGTCGTCAACCCCGAGTGGAGCGTCCGCGGGTTCCTGCTGTACGGGATCCCCGACGGCAACCCGCTGACCGGCCTGTGGACGACGATGGGCAACGAGTGGGCGTGGCTGCTGACGCCGCTGAACCAGCTCGGCCTGACGCTGGTCGGACTCGCGCTGATCCTCGGCGTGCTCGTCCGGTTCAGCGCGTTCTGGGGGGCCACCATGATGCTGTTCTACTGGCTGGCCTCCTACCCCTTCGACAACGCCCTGCTCATCGACTACCACATGGTGTACGTGTTCCTCCTGTTCGGCCTCGGCGCGTTCGGCGCCGGCCGGATCCTCGGCCTCGACGCCCGCATCGAGGAACTCGACATCGTCAAAGACTACCCACAGCTCCGGCTGTTCCTCGGGTAA
- a CDS encoding ABC transporter ATP-binding protein gives MDTDTRLTVRDLEKGFGGEFRLSGVDVTVRPDEIVALLGPSGCGKTTVLRCVAGVETPDGGEIAVDGEPVFDGDRSLPPERRDLGMVYQNYAIWPHKTVYENVVFPLEHATDVPSDEYDRRVAEVLELMEIGDLAESPATDLSGGQQQRTALARAIVHDPGLLLLDEPLSNLDKELREQMRYELQRLQHELGLSVLYVTHDQQEAFYLADRVLVMNDGEVVERGDPETLYRRPESPFTRQFVGVRNRFTGTTERDGDGERVVRTGFVDFPLGNVDYVGNGGETDEVACFLRPDDINVGQFAGETDGRIELSGTVVAEGIIGDRYELTVRVDDTDATLVVHTDSYRQFDRGDGINLQFQPKVLQVYEAEA, from the coding sequence ATGGACACGGACACGCGGCTGACGGTACGGGACCTGGAGAAGGGGTTCGGCGGCGAGTTCCGGCTCTCGGGCGTCGACGTGACGGTCCGACCCGACGAGATCGTGGCCCTGCTCGGCCCGAGCGGCTGCGGCAAGACGACGGTCCTCCGCTGTGTCGCCGGCGTCGAGACCCCCGACGGCGGCGAGATCGCCGTCGACGGCGAACCGGTCTTCGACGGGGACAGGTCGCTGCCGCCCGAGCGCCGGGACCTGGGGATGGTCTACCAGAACTACGCGATCTGGCCCCACAAGACCGTCTACGAGAACGTCGTCTTCCCGCTCGAACACGCGACGGACGTGCCGAGCGACGAGTACGATCGGCGGGTCGCGGAGGTGCTCGAACTGATGGAGATCGGCGACCTCGCCGAGTCGCCGGCGACCGACCTCAGCGGCGGCCAGCAACAGCGGACGGCGCTCGCCCGCGCCATCGTCCACGACCCCGGACTCCTGTTGCTGGACGAGCCGCTGAGCAACCTCGACAAGGAGCTGCGCGAGCAGATGCGCTACGAGCTCCAGCGGCTGCAACACGAACTCGGGCTCAGCGTGCTGTACGTGACCCACGACCAGCAGGAGGCCTTCTACCTGGCCGACCGGGTGCTCGTGATGAACGACGGCGAGGTCGTCGAGCGCGGCGACCCGGAGACGCTGTACCGGCGGCCCGAGTCGCCGTTCACCCGGCAGTTCGTCGGCGTCCGCAACCGGTTCACCGGGACGACCGAGCGCGACGGCGACGGCGAGCGGGTCGTCCGGACGGGGTTCGTCGACTTCCCGCTGGGCAACGTCGACTACGTGGGCAACGGCGGCGAGACCGACGAGGTGGCGTGTTTCCTCCGCCCCGACGACATCAACGTCGGCCAGTTCGCCGGCGAGACCGACGGGCGCATCGAGCTGTCGGGGACCGTCGTCGCCGAGGGGATCATCGGCGACCGCTACGAGCTGACGGTCCGGGTCGACGACACCGACGCGACGCTGGTCGTCCACACCGACAGCTACCGGCAGTTCGACCGCGGCGACGGGATCAACCTCCAGTTCCAGCCGAAGGTCCTGCAGGTCTACGAGGCCGAGGCCTGA
- a CDS encoding DUF7521 family protein, translating to MSTHTTLTVATLVVTTVAVVFGVLVASLAHRAANRTSSRSLSLLSYGLGAVALGPLVGAVGAVTLGLDAESTLLVQGLLVAPGFALLVRSLYPAGRPVRA from the coding sequence ATGTCGACCCACACCACGCTGACGGTCGCGACGCTCGTCGTGACGACGGTCGCCGTCGTCTTCGGCGTGCTCGTCGCCTCGCTCGCACACAGGGCGGCCAACCGAACGTCGTCGCGCTCGCTGTCGCTGCTCAGCTACGGCCTCGGCGCCGTCGCGCTCGGCCCGCTGGTCGGGGCGGTCGGCGCCGTCACGCTCGGCCTCGACGCCGAGTCGACCCTGCTCGTCCAGGGGCTGCTCGTCGCACCGGGGTTCGCGCTGCTCGTGCGGTCGCTGTATCCCGCCGGGCGACCCGTCCGGGCGTGA
- a CDS encoding CoxG family protein, whose protein sequence is MEFEGTETVPVERSAAWDLVTDPAVLTACVMGAEEISRASEDRYEGVIRQRITGIDVALDGEVRIEERERPEWLRFTGTGTDSRTGSRMDADVTVTLTGEGAATELAYDVDVTFTGRLATMGSRVLRRQVRANVETYFENLVDRVGARA, encoded by the coding sequence ATGGAGTTCGAGGGAACGGAGACGGTCCCGGTCGAGCGGTCGGCGGCCTGGGACCTGGTGACCGACCCGGCCGTGTTGACCGCCTGCGTCATGGGCGCCGAGGAGATCTCGCGGGCCTCCGAGGACCGCTACGAGGGGGTGATCCGCCAGCGGATCACGGGGATCGACGTGGCGCTGGACGGCGAGGTCCGTATCGAGGAGCGCGAGCGACCCGAGTGGCTCCGCTTCACCGGAACCGGGACGGACTCGCGGACCGGGAGCCGCATGGACGCCGACGTGACGGTGACGCTGACCGGGGAGGGAGCGGCGACGGAGCTGGCCTACGACGTGGACGTGACGTTCACCGGGCGACTGGCGACGATGGGGTCGCGGGTCCTCCGCCGGCAGGTCCGCGCCAACGTCGAGACCTACTTCGAGAACCTCGTCGACCGCGTGGGGGCCCGGGCGTGA
- a CDS encoding xanthine dehydrogenase family protein molybdopterin-binding subunit, with amino-acid sequence MSRERSGPGPKSAVGKSSPRKDARAKVRGRARYATDMEHPDALVGGVVRSPVPHAEVAGLDTDAAAAMDDVAAVLPRWDLPGGFDDRVRHYGDAVAAVAAETSAAVEAALDAVEFDLDPLESVHDPRESVRADAPVVQSDPAFGQPDRHPLDVDNPEYVRNVDDYHALEVGDPDAAFAAADHVHEASYRTPRVTHCNLDRHCAVADWDGDRLRVTATMGNRGHAEETLERLFDDCEVAIERPPTAGSSFGGRSLAKLTLEPVAAALAREAGRPVRLEFDRETEFSAAESRHATHLDLKAGATDDGRLTALAVDAVADTGPYPNGVGHVVLSACRGRPLDAYRVDNYRFEGVSAFTNNPPAGEYRGIGVTQVTWALESHLDELARRAGFDPVAFRRRNWVAEGDERPHADTPVGSCGLRACLDRGRERFAELRTDVESGDERDEDTVYGRGVAAGGQITTPAAGKNDDYAEARLTLAPDGSLVVRTGAIDVGQGAATALAQIAAEATGLPLDRVAVQGYDPDDAVDDKYGSVANRTTYLVGAAIRDGADTLGGRLRSRAADRLGAPSEDLTVREGRVEAPDGSAVPLGALVDAPLAVTGRAETDTAPLAYGVHFAEVAVDTGTGAVDVTAYVAAQDVGYAINPTLVEGQIEGAVQHGVEFALTSELRLENGVPTNATLADYPVSSPAEMPDRLACEIVESEEASGPYGAKGVGTPSITPVAPAVTNAVRDAVGERFTAAPVRDEDVCFALDGGADGDEDAGGDGGADGD; translated from the coding sequence GTGAGCCGCGAGCGGTCCGGCCCCGGACCGAAGTCCGCCGTCGGGAAGTCGTCCCCGCGCAAGGACGCCCGGGCGAAGGTCCGCGGCCGGGCCCGCTACGCGACCGACATGGAGCACCCCGACGCACTCGTCGGGGGCGTCGTCCGGTCGCCGGTCCCCCACGCCGAGGTCGCGGGGCTGGACACCGACGCGGCCGCCGCGATGGACGACGTGGCCGCCGTGCTCCCGCGGTGGGACCTCCCGGGGGGGTTCGACGACCGCGTCCGCCACTACGGGGACGCCGTCGCGGCCGTCGCCGCCGAGACCTCCGCAGCCGTCGAGGCGGCGCTGGACGCCGTCGAGTTCGACCTCGACCCGCTGGAGTCGGTCCACGACCCCCGCGAGAGCGTCCGCGCCGACGCCCCGGTCGTCCAGTCCGACCCCGCGTTCGGCCAGCCCGACCGCCACCCCCTGGACGTCGACAACCCGGAGTACGTCCGGAACGTCGACGACTATCACGCGCTCGAAGTGGGCGACCCCGACGCCGCGTTCGCGGCCGCCGACCACGTCCACGAGGCGAGCTACCGGACGCCGCGGGTCACCCACTGCAACCTCGACCGCCACTGCGCGGTCGCCGACTGGGACGGCGACCGGCTCCGCGTGACCGCGACGATGGGTAATCGGGGCCACGCCGAGGAGACCCTCGAACGGCTGTTCGATGACTGCGAGGTCGCGATCGAGCGCCCCCCGACCGCGGGGTCGAGCTTCGGCGGCCGCTCGCTGGCGAAGCTCACCCTCGAACCGGTCGCCGCCGCGCTCGCGCGGGAGGCCGGACGGCCGGTCCGCCTCGAATTCGACCGCGAGACGGAGTTCTCGGCCGCCGAGTCGCGCCACGCGACTCACCTCGACCTGAAGGCGGGGGCGACCGACGACGGCCGGCTCACCGCGCTCGCGGTCGACGCCGTCGCCGACACCGGCCCGTACCCCAACGGCGTCGGCCACGTCGTCCTGAGCGCCTGTCGCGGCCGACCGCTGGACGCCTACAGAGTCGACAACTACCGCTTCGAGGGGGTCTCCGCGTTCACGAACAACCCGCCGGCCGGCGAGTACCGCGGCATCGGCGTCACGCAGGTCACCTGGGCGCTGGAGTCGCACCTCGACGAACTCGCCCGCCGTGCCGGGTTCGACCCGGTCGCCTTCCGCCGGCGCAACTGGGTCGCCGAGGGCGACGAGCGACCCCACGCCGACACGCCGGTCGGCAGTTGCGGCCTCCGGGCGTGTCTCGACCGCGGCCGCGAGCGGTTCGCCGAGTTGCGGACGGACGTCGAATCCGGCGACGAGCGGGACGAGGATACCGTCTACGGCCGGGGCGTCGCCGCGGGCGGACAGATCACGACCCCGGCGGCCGGGAAGAACGACGACTACGCCGAGGCGCGGCTGACCCTGGCGCCCGACGGCTCGCTGGTCGTCCGCACGGGCGCCATCGACGTGGGCCAGGGCGCCGCGACCGCCCTCGCCCAGATCGCCGCCGAGGCGACCGGACTGCCCCTCGACCGGGTGGCCGTCCAGGGGTACGACCCCGACGACGCCGTCGACGACAAGTACGGCTCGGTCGCCAACCGGACGACGTACCTGGTCGGCGCGGCGATCCGCGACGGCGCCGACACGCTCGGTGGGCGCCTGCGCTCCCGCGCGGCCGACCGCCTCGGCGCGCCGTCCGAGGACCTCACCGTCCGGGAGGGACGCGTCGAAGCGCCCGACGGGAGCGCCGTTCCGCTCGGCGCGCTCGTCGACGCCCCCCTCGCGGTCACCGGCCGGGCGGAGACCGACACGGCGCCGCTGGCCTACGGCGTCCACTTCGCCGAGGTCGCCGTCGACACCGGGACCGGGGCCGTCGACGTGACCGCCTACGTCGCCGCCCAGGACGTGGGCTACGCGATCAACCCGACGCTCGTCGAGGGGCAGATCGAGGGCGCCGTCCAGCACGGGGTGGAGTTCGCGCTCACCTCGGAGCTGCGGCTCGAAAACGGTGTCCCGACCAACGCGACGCTCGCCGACTACCCGGTGAGTTCGCCCGCCGAGATGCCCGACCGACTGGCCTGCGAGATCGTCGAGTCCGAGGAGGCGTCTGGCCCGTACGGCGCGAAGGGCGTCGGCACGCCGTCGATCACGCCCGTCGCGCCCGCGGTCACCAACGCGGTCCGCGACGCCGTCGGCGAGCGGTTCACTGCGGCGCCCGTCCGCGACGAGGACGTGTGCTTCGCGCTCGACGGCGGTGCGGACGGTGATGAGGATGCAGGCGGTGACGGGGGTGCGGACGGTGACTGA
- a CDS encoding (2Fe-2S)-binding protein — protein sequence MRVSFDLDGEERTVETAPDRSLRELLREDCDALSVKAGCDGGRCGACTVLLDGEAVKACLVMAAKVDGRSVTTVEGVADGTLGREVQDAFEDHSALQCGYCTPGFVLSALASLDDHPDADRETLRSALSGNVCRCTGYEKILDAVEAVAERRGEAE from the coding sequence GTGAGAGTCTCCTTCGACCTCGACGGCGAGGAGCGGACCGTCGAAACGGCCCCCGACCGCTCGCTGCGCGAACTGCTCCGGGAGGACTGCGACGCCCTGAGCGTCAAGGCGGGCTGCGACGGCGGCCGCTGCGGCGCCTGCACCGTCCTGCTCGACGGCGAGGCGGTGAAGGCCTGTCTGGTCATGGCCGCGAAGGTCGACGGCCGCTCGGTCACGACCGTCGAGGGCGTCGCCGACGGGACCCTCGGCCGCGAGGTGCAGGACGCCTTCGAGGACCACAGCGCCCTGCAGTGTGGCTACTGCACGCCGGGGTTCGTGCTGTCGGCGCTGGCCTCCCTCGACGACCATCCCGACGCCGACCGCGAGACGCTCCGGTCGGCCCTGTCGGGTAACGTCTGTCGGTGTACCGGCTACGAGAAGATCCTCGACGCCGTCGAGGCGGTCGCGGAGCGCCGGGGCGAAGCGGAGTGA